The Halosimplex litoreum genome has a window encoding:
- a CDS encoding HD domain-containing protein, with translation MGVEIRESPVSAEAFAEMEAFVHDYLAASVESEDDGGRMRWYPWHSAEYRFNHILNVVELSEEIAEAEGANVDVTRVAALFHDIAKLEVDQDLHAEEGARVTREYLTSHGDYPASFVDEVCAAVRDHSYQGELTDLPLETQCLIEADLLDKVGANGTALMLLRMGYESRTHIDAAEMVGRVLERGVDARDRVRSDAAESICHRRLKRVRWFKEWLEGEVADVEPEEQPGPPGGSD, from the coding sequence GTGGGCGTCGAAATTAGGGAGTCGCCCGTCTCGGCCGAGGCGTTCGCGGAGATGGAGGCCTTCGTCCACGACTACCTGGCGGCCAGCGTCGAGAGCGAAGACGACGGCGGTCGCATGCGGTGGTACCCCTGGCACTCCGCGGAGTACCGGTTCAACCACATCCTCAACGTGGTCGAACTCTCCGAGGAGATCGCCGAGGCGGAAGGCGCGAACGTCGACGTGACTCGCGTCGCCGCCCTCTTCCACGACATCGCGAAGCTAGAGGTCGACCAGGATCTTCACGCGGAAGAGGGCGCCCGCGTCACCCGCGAGTACCTCACCAGCCACGGCGACTACCCGGCGTCGTTCGTCGACGAGGTCTGCGCCGCCGTTCGCGACCACTCCTATCAGGGCGAGCTGACCGACCTGCCGCTGGAGACCCAGTGTCTCATCGAGGCCGACCTCCTCGACAAGGTCGGCGCCAACGGTACGGCGCTGATGCTGTTGCGGATGGGCTACGAGTCCCGCACGCACATCGACGCCGCCGAGATGGTCGGACGCGTCCTCGAACGAGGCGTCGACGCCCGCGACCGCGTCCGCAGCGACGCCGCCGAGAGCATCTGCCACCGGCGGCTCAAGCGCGTCAGGTGGTTCAAGGAGTGGCTCGAAGGCGAAGTCGCCGACGTCGAGCCCGAAGAGCAGCCCGGACCGCCCGGCGGGTCGGACTGA
- a CDS encoding LysE family translocator, with product MSVATAAGTFGVGVVFGLALAAPPGPMNAVIAEESALRGWIAGFTAGLGAMTADLVFFVLSLAGVVAFLQGAETVRAAMVGVGGLLMLYFAAGAARDARSDFLSGDSGPDADDADARGFTKAFVLALTNPYQILFWLTVGVGLLEPGTVDVLSYLPVVGADLTGTLVVRTGSPALLAGLFGGIVVWITAFPAALVSVGRRVDAFAAAAAVVSALVLAGFGVTFCWTAVRTLAGL from the coding sequence ATGAGCGTCGCGACCGCCGCGGGAACGTTCGGCGTCGGCGTCGTCTTCGGTCTCGCGCTAGCGGCACCGCCAGGGCCGATGAACGCCGTCATCGCCGAGGAGAGCGCCCTCCGCGGATGGATCGCGGGCTTCACCGCTGGGCTCGGTGCGATGACCGCCGACCTCGTCTTCTTCGTCCTGTCGCTCGCGGGCGTCGTCGCCTTCCTGCAGGGCGCCGAGACCGTCCGCGCGGCGATGGTCGGCGTCGGCGGCCTGCTGATGCTGTACTTCGCAGCCGGCGCCGCGCGGGACGCCCGCTCGGACTTTCTGTCGGGTGATTCGGGCCCGGACGCCGACGACGCCGACGCCCGCGGGTTCACGAAGGCCTTCGTCCTCGCGCTGACGAACCCCTACCAGATCCTGTTCTGGCTGACCGTCGGCGTCGGTCTGCTCGAACCGGGAACCGTCGACGTGCTGTCGTACCTGCCCGTCGTCGGCGCGGACCTGACGGGCACGCTCGTCGTGCGCACGGGGAGCCCGGCGCTGCTGGCGGGGCTGTTCGGCGGCATCGTCGTCTGGATCACCGCCTTTCCGGCGGCGCTGGTGAGCGTCGGGCGACGAGTCGACGCGTTCGCAGCCGCCGCCGCGGTCGTCTCGGCGCTGGTGCTGGCGGGCTTCGGCGTCACCTTCTGCTGGACGGCGGTCCGGACGCTGGCCGGCCTGTGA
- a CDS encoding proteasome assembly chaperone family protein has translation MAQIDVHREDIELDEPTLIEGLPGVGLVGKIAADHLVDALEMTHYGSCRCEGLPEVAVFGEDDPTYQPPVRLYADEDRDLLVLQSDVPVSPNAAEDFATCLTGWLDERDATGLYVSGLPADKEGVPSLYGVASGDATRLLDEHDIAAPAESGVISGPTGALLYEAERSGLDALGLVVEANRNFPDPEAARVVLLDGIGPIGGVDVDTDHLVEQAEEISQARENLARRMQEAQDESSRAQPMGMYQ, from the coding sequence ATGGCGCAGATCGACGTACACCGCGAGGACATCGAACTCGACGAGCCGACGCTGATCGAGGGGCTCCCCGGCGTCGGTCTCGTCGGCAAGATCGCCGCGGACCACCTCGTCGACGCGCTCGAGATGACGCATTACGGCTCGTGTCGCTGCGAGGGGCTCCCCGAGGTCGCCGTCTTCGGGGAGGACGACCCGACCTACCAGCCGCCGGTGCGGCTCTACGCCGACGAGGACCGGGATCTGCTCGTGCTCCAGAGCGACGTGCCGGTCTCGCCGAACGCCGCCGAGGACTTCGCGACCTGTCTGACCGGCTGGCTCGACGAACGCGACGCGACGGGGCTGTACGTCTCCGGGCTCCCTGCGGACAAAGAGGGCGTCCCGAGCCTCTACGGCGTCGCCAGCGGCGACGCGACCCGGCTACTCGACGAGCACGACATCGCGGCGCCCGCCGAGAGCGGCGTCATCAGCGGCCCGACCGGCGCGTTGCTGTACGAGGCCGAACGGAGCGGCCTCGACGCGCTCGGACTCGTCGTCGAGGCCAACCGCAACTTCCCCGACCCCGAGGCGGCGCGGGTCGTCCTGCTGGACGGCATCGGCCCGATCGGCGGCGTCGACGTGGACACCGACCACCTCGTCGAACAGGCCGAGGAGATCAGCCAGGCTCGGGAGAACCTCGCCAGGCGGATGCAGGAAGCACAGGACGAGAGTTCGAGAGCCCAGCCGATGGGCATGTATCAGTAG